A part of bacterium genomic DNA contains:
- a CDS encoding FkbM family methyltransferase — MSRVDHLSVHATPSSATPSVRSRGRHGLTGAVLAVQARLKGLLKPLVFRDEVVARTVRFGIGRGLVFHLNRRHELQKELGLWEVEAQAVYARCVGPGSTVYDVGAADGDSALLLARLAAPGEVVAFEPDAGLRARLMENARLNPTVPNPRVVPAFVGARAGNGTTTLDAVAAAGSVPPPKFIKIDVDGGELAVLEGARRLLRDYRPAVFVEVHGLDRERACREFLAARGYAVQVIPNAWWRAIYPEHRLPVVHNRWLLAVPGVSRNKVA, encoded by the coding sequence GTGTCCCGCGTGGACCACCTTTCGGTTCACGCAACGCCTTCCTCCGCGACGCCGTCCGTTCGGAGCCGCGGTCGACATGGTCTGACCGGTGCCGTGTTGGCCGTTCAGGCCCGGCTGAAGGGTCTTTTGAAACCGCTTGTGTTTCGAGACGAGGTGGTCGCCCGAACGGTGCGCTTCGGTATCGGACGCGGCCTTGTATTCCACCTGAACCGGAGGCACGAGTTGCAGAAGGAACTCGGCCTCTGGGAAGTCGAGGCTCAGGCGGTCTATGCGCGATGCGTGGGCCCCGGGAGCACGGTGTATGACGTAGGCGCCGCCGACGGTGACTCTGCGCTTCTCCTGGCGCGCCTCGCGGCACCAGGGGAGGTCGTCGCGTTCGAACCCGACGCCGGCTTGCGGGCGCGTCTTATGGAGAATGCGAGGCTGAACCCGACGGTCCCAAATCCGCGCGTCGTCCCGGCATTTGTAGGAGCGCGTGCCGGTAACGGCACAACGACGCTTGATGCGGTTGCCGCCGCCGGCTCGGTGCCGCCGCCCAAGTTTATCAAGATCGACGTCGATGGCGGGGAACTGGCCGTACTCGAGGGCGCACGCCGGCTGCTGAGAGACTACCGGCCGGCCGTGTTCGTCGAGGTCCACGGTCTCGATCGAGAGCGCGCCTGCCGGGAGTTTCTTGCCGCGCGCGGCTACGCGGTTCAAGTCATTCCAAACGCGTGGTGGCGCGCTATCTATCCCGAGCATCGGTTGCCGGTCGTGCACAACCGGTGGCTTCTCGCCGTTCCGGGCGTTTCGCGCAACAAGGTAGCGTGA
- a CDS encoding DUF3303 family protein encodes MLFMVVERFKGRDPKPIYRRLRDEGRRMPDGLRYVGSWIEANFDRCWQLMECDDARALQQWVAGWSDLIEMEIVPVAPSADVRAMMEPLL; translated from the coding sequence ATGCTGTTCATGGTGGTCGAGCGCTTCAAGGGCCGCGATCCAAAGCCCATTTACCGCCGGCTGCGGGACGAAGGCCGCCGCATGCCGGACGGTCTCAGATACGTGGGGTCCTGGATCGAAGCGAATTTCGACCGGTGCTGGCAGCTGATGGAGTGCGACGACGCCCGGGCGCTCCAGCAGTGGGTCGCCGGGTGGAGCGACCTCATCGAGATGGAGATCGTGCCGGTGGCGCCGTCGGCCGACGTGCGGGCGATGATGGAGCCTCTGCTCTGA
- the dxs gene encoding 1-deoxy-D-xylulose-5-phosphate synthase, with translation MTVLDGIRGPRDLRRLTPAQLRELAAEIRALLVETISRTGGHLGPNLGVVELTIALHRVFDSPRDRILFDTGHQAYVHKLLTGRRAGFERLRQRGGLSGYPSRDESDHDIIENSHASTALSYADGLAKAYELRGERDRRIVAVVGDGALTGGMAWEALNNLAGGQRPVIIVVNDNGRSYSTTVGGLAQHLNDIRTNPRYEQALAAAKTALDQTPVVGRAMYRAIMAVKKGLKEALVPQMLFEDLGLKYIGPVDGHDVGAVERALRQAVRVERPVIVHCLTRKGYGYAPAETDHVDNLHGPGPFDSATGRPVASPATTWTSIFRDEMVAIGRERRDVVAVTAAMLHSTGLDAFAEAFPGRAFDVGIAEQHAVTSAAGLALGGMHPVVAVYATFLNRALDQLLLDVALHRCGVTFVLDRAGVTGDDGASHNGVWDLSFLQAVPGLRLAAPRDGTRLRELLREAVAVRDGPTVVRFPKGAVPPDLAAVDRAGRVEVLYRAGARDVLLVPVGAMAGAAVAAAERLAARSIGATVVDPRWVKPVPAEIPQLAADHRLVITIEDNVRAGGAGSAVAQALRDAAVGTPLRDLGIPARFLTHGKRQDILAEAGLTADGIADAAARALSPAAAGEREPLPSHRR, from the coding sequence ATGACCGTGCTCGACGGCATCCGCGGCCCCCGGGACCTGCGCCGGCTCACGCCCGCGCAGCTGCGAGAGCTCGCCGCCGAGATCCGCGCGCTGCTGGTGGAGACGATCTCCCGAACCGGGGGCCATCTTGGCCCCAACCTGGGCGTCGTGGAACTCACCATCGCCCTCCACCGCGTGTTCGATTCCCCGCGCGACCGCATCCTCTTTGATACCGGACACCAGGCGTACGTGCACAAGCTGCTCACGGGACGGCGGGCGGGCTTCGAACGGCTGCGCCAGCGGGGGGGCCTCTCCGGTTATCCGTCGCGCGACGAGTCGGACCACGACATCATCGAAAACTCCCACGCCTCGACCGCGCTCTCGTACGCCGACGGCCTCGCGAAGGCGTACGAACTGCGGGGCGAGCGCGACCGGCGTATCGTCGCGGTCGTTGGCGACGGCGCGCTCACCGGCGGCATGGCCTGGGAGGCGCTGAACAATCTCGCCGGCGGGCAGCGGCCTGTCATCATCGTCGTCAACGACAACGGCCGCTCGTACTCGACGACCGTCGGGGGCCTGGCCCAGCACCTCAACGACATCCGCACGAACCCGCGCTACGAGCAGGCGCTCGCGGCGGCGAAAACCGCCCTCGATCAGACGCCCGTCGTGGGGCGCGCGATGTACCGCGCGATCATGGCGGTGAAGAAGGGCCTCAAGGAAGCGCTCGTGCCGCAGATGCTCTTCGAGGATCTGGGCCTGAAGTACATCGGCCCCGTCGACGGGCACGACGTCGGCGCGGTGGAGCGCGCGCTGCGGCAGGCCGTGCGAGTCGAACGGCCGGTGATCGTGCACTGTCTGACGCGCAAAGGGTACGGCTACGCGCCCGCGGAGACCGATCACGTGGACAACCTCCACGGGCCCGGGCCGTTCGACTCGGCGACCGGCCGCCCGGTCGCGTCCCCGGCCACGACGTGGACATCGATCTTCCGCGACGAGATGGTCGCGATCGGCCGGGAGCGGCGGGACGTGGTCGCGGTCACGGCCGCGATGCTGCACTCGACGGGCCTGGACGCGTTTGCGGAAGCGTTTCCGGGGCGCGCCTTCGACGTGGGCATCGCCGAGCAGCACGCCGTGACGTCGGCGGCGGGCCTCGCGCTCGGCGGGATGCATCCGGTCGTCGCCGTGTACGCCACGTTCCTGAACCGCGCGCTCGACCAGCTGCTGCTCGACGTCGCGCTTCACCGCTGCGGGGTCACGTTCGTGCTCGACCGCGCCGGCGTGACCGGCGACGACGGCGCGAGCCACAACGGGGTGTGGGATCTCTCGTTCCTCCAGGCGGTGCCGGGGCTCCGGCTCGCCGCGCCGCGCGACGGAACTCGGCTGCGCGAACTCCTGCGCGAGGCGGTCGCCGTCCGGGACGGTCCCACCGTCGTGCGCTTTCCGAAGGGCGCCGTTCCACCCGATCTCGCGGCGGTGGATCGCGCCGGCCGGGTCGAGGTGCTCTACCGGGCGGGCGCCCGCGACGTGCTGCTCGTGCCGGTCGGCGCGATGGCGGGCGCTGCGGTCGCGGCGGCGGAGCGGCTCGCGGCGCGGAGCATCGGCGCGACGGTCGTCGATCCGCGTTGGGTGAAGCCGGTGCCCGCGGAGATCCCGCAGCTCGCCGCGGACCACCGGCTCGTGATCACGATCGAGGACAACGTCCGCGCGGGCGGTGCGGGCTCCGCGGTGGCGCAGGCGCTGCGCGATGCCGCCGTCGGAACGCCGTTGCGCGATCTCGGAATCCCCGCGCGGTTTCTCACGCACGGCAAACGCCAGGATATTCTCGCGGAAGCCGGCCTGACCGCGGACGGCATCGCCGACGCGGCCGCGCGCGCGCTCA
- a CDS encoding NifU family protein produces the protein MDQTAGAVTDLALNARVQDVLDQIRPHVQADGGDIELVDIVNGVVQIRLAGSCVGCMYSMMTLQAGVERMLKERVPEIKAVEAVPL, from the coding sequence ATGGACCAGACCGCGGGCGCGGTGACCGATCTCGCGCTCAACGCGCGCGTGCAGGACGTGCTCGACCAGATCCGGCCGCACGTCCAGGCGGACGGCGGCGATATCGAGCTCGTCGACATCGTGAACGGCGTGGTCCAGATCCGCCTCGCCGGGTCCTGCGTCGGCTGCATGTATTCGATGATGACGCTGCAGGCCGGCGTCGAGCGCATGCTCAAGGAGCGCGTGCCGGAGATCAAGGCGGTCGAAGCCGTACCGCTCTAG
- the erpA gene encoding iron-sulfur cluster insertion protein ErpA codes for MITLTDRAVTKVKELLAEQSDPKLCLRVFITQGGCDGYSYGMTFDEAQDVEDQIFERGGVKVLVDRASSRLLEGSEIDYVTSVTAQGFAIRNPNAVSTCGCGHSFHTREEAGAPQECGEETEAKA; via the coding sequence ATGATCACGCTCACCGACCGCGCCGTCACGAAGGTCAAGGAGTTGCTGGCCGAGCAAAGCGACCCGAAGCTCTGCCTTCGCGTATTCATCACCCAGGGCGGATGCGACGGCTACTCGTACGGCATGACGTTCGACGAGGCGCAGGACGTGGAGGACCAGATTTTCGAGCGCGGCGGGGTCAAAGTGCTCGTAGACAGAGCGAGCTCGCGCCTCCTCGAGGGCTCCGAGATCGACTACGTGACTTCCGTGACGGCCCAGGGATTCGCGATCCGCAACCCCAACGCCGTGTCGACCTGCGGCTGCGGCCACTCGTTCCATACGCGCGAGGAGGCAGGCGCACCCCAAGAATGCGGCGAGGAGACGGAGGCGAAGGCCTGA